The proteins below are encoded in one region of Lactuca sativa cultivar Salinas chromosome 3, Lsat_Salinas_v11, whole genome shotgun sequence:
- the LOC111920344 gene encoding probable leucine-rich repeat receptor-like protein kinase At1g35710, translating to MSSSYFLFFSLTLLFITVLSPVPNFASASVEEGDALLKWKETLQVPNNSLLSSWIPLPMNSSASIPCTSWFGVVCNADESIQKLNLTSSGLRGTLQEISFFLLQNLTHFDLRVNSFFGPIPPQIRLLSKLIYLDFSQNQFSGEIPPEIGSMVSLEFLYLYSNNLSSSIPSSLGALTSLNVLSLYQNQLSGLIPSSLGNLSNLQSLYVAENNLFGPIPNELGNLKSLTILVMAMNQLSGYIPSSLANLSNLNRLNVAHNKLSGPIPIELGKLKSLTRLLVSNNTLSGSIPSSIGNLSNLQFLFLDQNELSGPIPIELGNLKALTNFQVSQNLLNGSIPSSLENLSNLECMFLQRNNFSGLIPNELGNLKSLTDLVISKNQLSGSIPLSLSNLSNLQILYLDVNRLSGPIPTGLGNLKSLTDLDISNNKLRGSIPPEFANSTRLQRLDLSSNQLVGEIPKEFGKMKSMLNLYLSNNQLSGIIPLELGSFHELLVLDLSTNRLNGSITRSIGQWAQINYMNLSNNKLGGKIPSEIGKLVHLEKLDLSRNLFTQEIPSEVQSLQTLQKLDLSHNRLSGSIPNTFTNLHGGIDIDLSYNELTGPVPPSPNLLNASVQGNPGLCGNVTGVKLCTSQITKKKNDPFRQKLILVIMLPLIGVVLLCLFTYGLIAYRQRWKKSPRKPLEEESGDYFHITSFDGKVVYDDILKATNDFNEDYCIGTGGYGIVYKAKLQPDNVVAVKKLHSSSENVDHSGFLNEVRALTNIRHRNIVKLYGYCSHARNSILIYEYLENGSLGSILKSDVLAKELDWLTRVNIVKGVANGLAYMHHDCSPPIVHRDISISNILLDSDYEARISDFGTSKLLKLDSSNWTAVAGTYGYIAPELAYTMVANEKCDVYSFGVVALEVVMGKHPGELITSLPTLSDDHLVLANVGDSRIPPPSSQVEKDVMLVLRVSRACLNSNPHERPTMHQVSNLLMKA from the exons ATGTCTTCTTCATACTTTTTATTTTTCTCTCTAACTCTACTATTCATTACAGTACTCTCGCCTGTTCCAAATTTTGCTTCTGCTTCTGTGGAGGAAGGCGATGCTCTTCTTAAATGGAAAGAAACCCTTCAAGTCCCAAACAACTCCTTGCTTTCTTCATGGATTCCTCTCCCTATGAATTCCAGTGCATCGATCCCATGCACTTCGTGGTTTGGAGTAGTTTGCAATGCTGATGAGAGCATTCAGAAGTTGAATCTCACGTCTTCTGGGTTAAGAGGCACGCTTCAAGAAATTTCATTCTTTTTGCTACAAAATCTTACACATTTTGATCTCAGGGTAAACAGCTTCTTTGGCCCTATCCCACCACAAATCCGACTCCTCTCCAAACTTATCTATCTTGATTTTTCACAGAATCAGTTTTCTGGTGAAATCCCACCTGAAATTGGAAGCATGGTCTCACTTGAGTTCCTATACTTATACTCAAACAATCTATCTAGCTCAATTCCTTCATCATTGGGTGCTTTGACATCTTTAAATGTCCTTTCTTTGTACCAAAATCAGCTCTCTGGTCTCATTCCTTCATCACTAGGAAATCTGAGCAACCTACAATCTCTGTACGTAGCTGAGAACAATTTATTTGGTCCCATTCCTAATGAACTTGGGAATTTGAAATCTCTCACTATTCTGGTGATGGCCATGAATCAACTTAGTGGTTACATTCCTTCATCACTAGCAAACCTGAGCAACCTAAATCGTCTTAACGTGGCTCATAATAAGTTATCTGGTCCAATTCCTATTGAACTTGGGAAATTGAAGTCTCTCACTAGGCTTCTGGTAAGCAACAATACACTTAGTGGTTCTATTCCTTCATCAATTGGAAATCTGAGCAACCTACAATTTCTGTTCCTTGATCAAAATGAATTATCTGGTCCAATTCCTATTGAACTTGGGAATTTGAAGGCTCTCACTAATTTCCAAGTGAGCCAAAATCTACTAAATGGTTCTATTCCTTCCTCCCTAGAAAACCTCAGTAACCTAGAGTGTATGTTCCTACAAAGGAATAATTTTTCTGGTCTCATTCCTAATGAACTTGGGAATTTGAAGTCTCTCACTGATCTTGTAATAAGTAAGAATCAACTTAGTGGTTCTATTCCTTTATCTCTATCAAACCTGAGTAACCTACAGATTCTGTACCTAGATGTGAATAGATTATCTGGTCCCATTCCTACTGGACTTGGAAATTTGAAGTCTCTCACTGATCTTGACATTAGCAACAATAAACTTAGAGGTAGCATACCACCAGAGTTTGCAAATTCAACGCGATTACAAAggcttgatctttcttctaatCAGTTGGTAGGTGAAATCCCTAAGGAATTTGGGAAGATGAAAAGTATGCTGAATTTGTACTTGTCTAATAACCAACTTTCAGGCATTATACCTCTGGAGCTTGGATCATTCCATGAACTCCTTGTACTAGATCTGTCCACAAACAGATTGAATGGGTCGATAACAAGAAGTATTGGTCAATGGGCACAAATCAATTACATGAATCTTAGTAATAACAAGCTCGGTGGAAAAATCCCGTCCGAGATTGGTAAATTAGTTCATCTTGAGAAACTTGATTTATCTCGGAATTTGTTCACACAAGAGATACCATCTGAAGTTCAAAGTTTACAAACTTTGCAGAAATTGGATCTTTCCCACAATAGACTATCTGGTTCTATTCCTAATACTTTTACAAATTTGCATGGCGGAATTGATATCGACCTGTCTTACAATGAGCTCACAGGTCCGGTTCCACCGAGCCCCAACTTGTTGAATGCGTCCGTCCAAGGTAATCCAGGTTTGTGTGGAAATGTTACGGGAGTGAAACTTTGTACAAGTCAAATTACGAAGAAGAAAAACGATCCCTTTCGTCAGAAGCTCATCCTTGTAATCATGCTCCCCCTTATAGGGGTAGTTTTACTTTGTTTATTCACGTATGGCCTCATTGCTTATCGACAACGATGGAAAAAGTCTCCACGTAAACCATTGGAAGAAGAAAGTGGTGATTATTTCCATATTACAAGTTTTGACGGTAAAGTAGTGTATGATGATATCTTGAAGGCAACAAATGATTTCAATGAAGACTACTGTATAGGGACCGGAGGATACGGTATTGTTTACAAGGCTAAGCTACAACCTGACAATGTGGTTGCTGTCAAGAAACTTCATTCATCATCCGAGAATGTTGATCATAGTGGTTTCCTTAATGAGGTACGGGCATTAACGAACATAAGGCACCGAAACATAGTGAAACTTTATGGATATTGCTCCCATGCCCGCAACTCAATTTTGATTTATGAATACCTTGAAAATGGCAGCCTTGGATCAATATTAAAAAGTGATGTATTAGCAAAAGAATTGGATTGGTTAACAAGGGTCAATATTGTAAAGGGCGTTGCTAATGGTTTGGCTTATATGCATCACGATTGTTCACCGCCTATAGTGCATAGAGACATTTCCATATCCAACATCCTTCTCGATTCTGATTATGAGGCACGCATTTCTGATTTTGGCACATCCAAGCTTTTAAAGCTAGACTCATCAAACTGGACTGCAGTAGCAGGAACCTATGGTTATATCGCTCCAG AGCTTGCTTATACGATGGTGGCAAATGAGAAATGTGATGTGTATAGCTTTGGAGTTGTTGCACTAGAAGTGGTCATGGGAAAGCATCCTGGGGAACTCATAACATCTTTACCAACATTATCAGATGATCATCTGGTGTTAGCAAATGTGGGAGACAGTCGGATACCACCTCCTTCATCCCAAGTTGAGAAAGATGTTATGTTAGTATTGAGAGTCTCCAGAGCATGTTTGAACTCCAATCCACATGAAAGGCCAACAATGCACCAAGTTTCAAATCTGTTGATGAAGGCCTAA